From a region of the Zingiber officinale cultivar Zhangliang chromosome 4B, Zo_v1.1, whole genome shotgun sequence genome:
- the LOC121975284 gene encoding CRIB domain-containing protein RIC4-like produces MKNSLGFPPMPRHNISAALQRLIRSFAQLFALEREDEVEMEIGLPTDVQHVSHIGMDVKGIGTLNNWVGDSELLSLSVPALTVEENDRVLAQTSDAIVGNGSLGNWS; encoded by the coding sequence ATGAAGAACTCACTTGGGTTTCCTCCTATGCCGAGACACAACATATCTGCAGCCCTTCAGAGGCTGATCAGGAGCTTTGCTCAGCTGTTTGCTCTGGAGAGGGAGGACGAGGTGGAGATGGAGATTGGGCTCCCGACGGATGTGCAGCATGTAAGTCACATTGGCATGGATGTTAAAGGGATTGGCACATTGAACAATTGGGTTGGAGATTCTGAGTTGCTGTCCCTCTCAGTCCCAGCTCTGACTGTTGAGGAGAACGACCGTGTGCTGGCCCAAACATCTGATGCAATTGTCGGTAATGGATCACTTGGTAACTGGTCTTGA